The following are from one region of the Lacinutrix sp. Bg11-31 genome:
- a CDS encoding F0F1 ATP synthase subunit epsilon, with amino-acid sequence MYLEIVSPEATLFSSEVDAVTVPGINGEFQMLSNHAAIVAVLAEGTVKINTHSQSHLVFDDLHASVVPHFDDNKVLTVKIKSGTLEMKDNKAIILAD; translated from the coding sequence ATGTATTTAGAAATTGTATCACCAGAAGCGACTTTATTTAGTAGTGAAGTAGATGCTGTAACTGTACCAGGAATTAATGGTGAGTTTCAAATGCTTAGTAATCACGCAGCTATTGTAGCTGTATTAGCAGAAGGTACTGTTAAAATAAACACACACTCACAAAGCCATCTTGTTTTTGATGATTTACATGCTAGTGTTGTGCCTCATTTCGATGATAACAAAGTATTGACAGTAAAAATAAAATCTGGAACACTAGAAATGAAAGATAATAAAGCAATTATTTTAGCTGATTAA
- the atpD gene encoding F0F1 ATP synthase subunit beta has translation MSKVTGKVAQIVGPVIDVEFEAGSELPKIYDSLEIKKADGSLLVLEVQSHIGEDTVRTIAMDSSDGLSRGTEVTATGAPIQMPIGGDIYGRLFNVIGDAIDGLGDLPKAGDAGLPIHRSAPRFEDLSTSTEVLFTGIKVIDLIEPYAKGGKIGLFGGAGVGKTVLIQELINNIAKGHGGLSVFAGVGERTREGNDLLREMLESGIIKYGDDFMHSMEEGGWDLKKVDKNIMKESKATFVFGQMNEPPGARARVALSGLTIAEYFRDGAGDGQGKDVLFFVDNIFRFTQAGSEVSALLGRMPSAVGYQPTLATEMGAMQERITSTKKGSITSVQAVYVPADDLTDPAPATTFAHLDATTVLSRKIAELGIYPAVDPLDSTSRILTADILGDEHYDCAQRVKELLQRYKELQDIIAILGMEELSEEDKMAVGRARRVQRFLSQPFHVAEQFTGLKGVLVDIKETIKGFNMIMDGELDHLPEAAFNLKGSIEDAIESGEKMLAEA, from the coding sequence ATGTCAAAAGTTACAGGTAAAGTTGCACAGATAGTAGGTCCAGTAATCGATGTTGAATTCGAAGCTGGTTCTGAACTTCCAAAAATTTACGATTCATTAGAAATTAAGAAAGCTGATGGTTCATTATTAGTACTTGAAGTACAATCTCACATTGGTGAAGACACCGTACGTACTATTGCTATGGATTCGTCTGATGGTTTAAGTAGAGGTACAGAAGTTACTGCTACTGGTGCTCCAATACAAATGCCTATTGGTGGAGATATTTATGGTCGTTTATTTAACGTAATTGGTGATGCTATTGATGGTTTAGGAGATTTACCTAAAGCTGGTGATGCAGGTTTACCAATTCACAGAAGCGCTCCAAGATTTGAAGATTTATCAACTTCTACGGAAGTTTTATTTACAGGTATTAAAGTAATCGATTTAATTGAGCCTTATGCAAAAGGTGGTAAAATTGGTTTATTTGGTGGTGCTGGAGTAGGTAAAACAGTATTAATACAAGAGTTGATTAACAATATTGCAAAAGGACACGGTGGACTTTCTGTATTCGCAGGAGTAGGAGAAAGAACACGTGAAGGAAACGATTTACTTCGTGAAATGTTAGAGTCTGGAATTATCAAGTATGGTGACGACTTTATGCATTCTATGGAAGAAGGTGGATGGGATCTTAAAAAAGTGGACAAAAATATAATGAAAGAGTCTAAGGCTACTTTCGTATTCGGACAAATGAATGAGCCACCTGGAGCACGTGCACGTGTTGCATTATCTGGTTTAACAATTGCTGAATATTTTAGAGATGGAGCTGGAGATGGACAAGGAAAAGATGTGCTTTTCTTCGTAGATAACATTTTCCGTTTTACTCAAGCTGGTTCAGAGGTATCTGCCTTATTAGGTCGTATGCCATCTGCTGTAGGATACCAACCTACATTAGCTACAGAAATGGGAGCAATGCAAGAACGTATTACTTCAACTAAAAAAGGTTCTATTACATCTGTACAAGCCGTTTACGTACCTGCAGATGATTTAACAGATCCAGCACCAGCAACAACATTTGCTCACTTAGATGCAACAACAGTATTATCTCGTAAAATTGCAGAGTTAGGTATTTATCCTGCAGTAGATCCTTTAGATTCTACTTCAAGAATTCTTACTGCTGATATTTTAGGTGATGAGCACTATGATTGTGCACAGAGAGTGAAAGAGTTATTACAACGTTACAAAGAATTACAAGATATTATTGCCATTTTAGGAATGGAAGAATTATCTGAAGAAGATAAAATGGCTGTAGGTAGAGCAAGACGTGTACAACGTTTCCTATCTCAACCTTTCCACGTAGCAGAACAATTTACAGGACTTAAAGGTGTATTAGTAGATATTAAAGAAACTATTAAAGGATTTAACATGATTATGGATGGTGAGTTAGATCACTTACCTGAAGCTGCTTTTAACCTTAAAGGTTCTATTGAAGACGCTATCGAATCTGGAGAGAAAATGCTTGCTGAGGCATAA